A single genomic interval of Megalobrama amblycephala isolate DHTTF-2021 linkage group LG15, ASM1881202v1, whole genome shotgun sequence harbors:
- the LOC125247796 gene encoding tryptase-like: MIFFMFVQRVIFLSVWCVCVCPEPLPSPGHLQETTVRVMDQSTCAKRCTLAFNSNMICAGSSSGSHGEGDSGGPVVNRLCSLWVQSGVKSTILGCALPDLLGVYTRVSEYQQWITGVIKENLPGFVLFNPPDQCSPASKGSDSCHGRCNEKYNAGFACNCNADCNTDCCSDYKKRCDE, translated from the exons tgattttttttatgttcgttcaaagagttatttttttgagtgtatggtgtgtgtgtgtgtgtccagaaCCTTTACCTTCTCCTGGGCATCTGCAAGAGACTACTGTTCGAGTGATGGATCAATCAACGTGTGCTAAACGCTGTACTCTTGCGTTCAACAGTAATATGATTTGTGCTGGTTCAAGTTCCGGTAGCCACGGGGAG GGGGATTCTGGTGGTCCAGTGGTGAATCGGTTGTGTTCGTTATGGGTTCAGTCTGGTGTCAAGAGTACGATTTTAGGGTGTGCCCTGCCCGACTTACTTGGTGTTTACACTCGTGTGTCAGAGTATCAGCAATGGATCACAGGGGTaataaaagaaaacctgcctggaTTTGTCCTTTTCAACCCCCCAGATCAATGTTCTCCCGCCAGCAAGG GCTCAGACTCCTGTCATGGGAGATGTAATGAGAAGTACAATGCTGGTTTTGCCTGCAACTGCAATGCTGACTGCAACACAGACTGCTGCAGCGATTACAAAAAGCGATGTGATGAATGA